One window of the Amia ocellicauda isolate fAmiCal2 chromosome 18, fAmiCal2.hap1, whole genome shotgun sequence genome contains the following:
- the LOC136713895 gene encoding transcription factor HES-5-like codes for MTTVTNEPAMQSGLKPSEATPDRKILKPLMEKKRRARINSCLEQLKTLLQRRYPKISKRKLEKADILEMTVKYLKHLQELHQAVSTSEQDIAPYIAGFQGCTEGVNYFLQSEPDSNELRVHLLTHLSNPLAQQEPASTVTNTGATLSPALRSPGVTCAVPSPSSSARVIRKPAPESENNIEPHVNSHHLKPFREQIQVAVVSKSPQAPHVYAMNSKDCPRTDCVVNTGHWRPW; via the exons ATGACTACCGTGACGAACGAACCAGCAATGCAGTCTGGCTTGAAACCTTCAGAAGCTACCCCAGACCGAAAG ATCTTAAAACCATTAATGGAAAAGAAACGAAGAGCAAGAATAAACAGCTGTTTGGAGCAACTGAAAACTCTCCTTCAAAGACGATACCCCAAA ATCTCCAAACGCAAACTCGAGAAGGCTGATATTCTGGAGATGACTGTTAAATACTTAAAACACCTGCAAGAATTACACCAAG CTGTCTCGACCAGTGAGCAGGACATTGCTCCTTACATCGCCGGGTTTCAAGGCTGCACAGAAGGAGTGAATTACTTTTTGCAAAGTGAACCTGACAGTAACGAGCTACGGGTGCACCTACTGACCCACTTATCCAACCCCCTGGCACAACAAGAGCCTGCCTCCACAGTTACAAACACAGGAGCCACTTTATCTCCAGCACTTCGCAGTCCTGGAGTGACATGCGCCGTCCCTTCTCCTTCCTCTTCAGCCCGGGTCATCCGGAAACCAGCACCCGAATCAGAAAATAATATTGAGCCACACGTTAACAGTCATCATCTAAAGCCTTTTAGAGAGCAAATACAAGTGGCTGTTGTTTCAAAATCGCCACAAGCACCACATGTCTATGCCATGAATTCAAAAGACTGTCCAAGAACGGATTGTGTTGTCAATACTGGGCATTGGCGGCCCTGGTGA